The Kribbella shirazensis genomic interval GACGGCCTGCACCCGCGGGGCTGACCGACCGTGTCACGCCCGGCCGGGACGCTCCTCCTGCGCGACCGGACCTTCGTCTACTTCCTCCTCGCCCGAACCGTCGCCGTACTGGGCTCGGCCATCACCAGCGTCGCGCTGCCACTCCTCGTCTTCCAGGTGACAGCTTCACCACTGGTGACGTCCCTGGTCACGGCGGTCCAAGTGGTCCCCTACCTGTTCTTCGGACTGATCGCGGGCGCGATGGCTGACCGGTTTCCCCGACGCCGGCTGATGCTCAGCTGTCAGGCGGTGTCGGCCGTCGCGCTCCTCTCGGTTCCGGTCGCGTCTTGGGTCGGCGAACTCTCGGCGGTTCATGCCGTCCTGGTCGCCGCCGCCATCGCCACCAGCTTCGTGTGGTTCGACGCCGCGGCCTTCGGAGCCCTGCCGGCACTTGTCGGCCGGGAGTACGTCGTACCGGCCAACAGCATGATCTGGAGCGTGACGACGCTGGCCGGACTCGGCGGACCGGTCATCGGCGGTGCTCTGGTCTCCGTGGCCGGCGCCGCACCTGCGCTGTCCTTCGACGCTGCCTCGTACGTCGTGGCCGGCGCGCTCCTGGCCCTCATCGGGAGATCGTTCGACGCCCCGGGCCGAGCACGGGCCGAGAGTCGGGGCGGACTGCGCGCCGGCATCCGGGAAGGGCTGGAATTCGTCTGGCGGCAACCGGTGGTCCGCTCCCTCACCCTGCTGGGCGTCGGCAACTCGATCACCGGCGGCGCGGTGAGCGCGCTGCTCGTGGTGTACGGCGTTCGCGAGCTCGGGCTGTCGGAGGATGGCAGAGGTATTGGCCTCCTGATAGCGGTCACGGCAGCCGGCGCCTTCCTGGCCGCGCTCGCCCTGCCGAGACTGACCGATCGTGTACCGATCGGGTGGATCACCATCGCCGCGCTCTCGGCCAATCCGGTCGCCTTGCTGCTGACCGCGGTCTCACCGTCACATCCGTGGGCCATTGGTCCGCTGCTGCTGTGGAGCTTCACCAACACGCTGACGGTCATCAAC includes:
- a CDS encoding MFS transporter; this translates as MSRPAGTLLLRDRTFVYFLLARTVAVLGSAITSVALPLLVFQVTASPLVTSLVTAVQVVPYLFFGLIAGAMADRFPRRRLMLSCQAVSAVALLSVPVASWVGELSAVHAVLVAAAIATSFVWFDAAAFGALPALVGREYVVPANSMIWSVTTLAGLGGPVIGGALVSVAGAAPALSFDAASYVVAGALLALIGRSFDAPGRARAESRGGLRAGIREGLEFVWRQPVVRSLTLLGVGNSITGGAVSALLVVYGVRELGLSEDGRGIGLLIAVTAAGAFLAALALPRLTDRVPIGWITIAALSANPVALLLTAVSPSHPWAIGPLLLWSFTNTLTVINGIAARQVVTPLDLQARVNTTARMLAWGGTPLGALAGGLLAEAAGARYAYALMSSAVLVSALLAWRSPLRSRTFGTVESPVG